From a single Phalacrocorax carbo chromosome 10, bPhaCar2.1, whole genome shotgun sequence genomic region:
- the RASD1 gene encoding dexamethasone-induced Ras-related protein 1 isoform X2, which yields MKLAAMIKKMCPSEAELSIPAKNCYRMVILGSSKVGKTAIVSRFLTGRFEEQYTPTIEDFHRKFYSIRGEVYQLDILDTSGNHPFPAMRRLSILTANPGDQVVPEEQNQGEHRGAPGHLWQ from the exons ATGAAACTGGCAGCAATGATCAAGAAGATGTGTCCCAGCGAGGCCGAGCTGAGCATCCCCGCCAAGAACTGCTACCGCATGGTCATCCTGGGCTCCTCCAAGGTGGGCAAGACAGCCATTGTCTCGCGCTTCCTCACCGGCCGCTTCGAGGAGCAATACACACCCACCATCGAGGACTTCCACCGCAAGTTCTACAGCATCCGTGGTGAGGTCTACCAGCTCGACATCCTGGACACATCGGGCAACCACCCCTTCCCAGCCATGCGCCGCCTCTCCATCCTCACAG CAAATCCTGGAGACCAAGTCGTGcctgaagaacaaaaccaaggaGAACATAGAGGTGCCCCTGGTCATCTGTGGCAATAA
- the RASD1 gene encoding dexamethasone-induced Ras-related protein 1 isoform X1, with product MKLAAMIKKMCPSEAELSIPAKNCYRMVILGSSKVGKTAIVSRFLTGRFEEQYTPTIEDFHRKFYSIRGEVYQLDILDTSGNHPFPAMRRLSILTGDVFILVFSLDNRDSFEEVQRLKQQILETKSCLKNKTKENIEVPLVICGNKGDRDFYREVQPREIEQLVGGDPKKCAYFEISAKKNSSLDQMFQALFAMAKLPSEMSPDLHRKVSVQYCDILHKKALKGKKLLKEGGRGSTEEAYGIVAPFARRPSVHSDLMYIREKAIGGGHSKEKDRCVIS from the exons ATGAAACTGGCAGCAATGATCAAGAAGATGTGTCCCAGCGAGGCCGAGCTGAGCATCCCCGCCAAGAACTGCTACCGCATGGTCATCCTGGGCTCCTCCAAGGTGGGCAAGACAGCCATTGTCTCGCGCTTCCTCACCGGCCGCTTCGAGGAGCAATACACACCCACCATCGAGGACTTCCACCGCAAGTTCTACAGCATCCGTGGTGAGGTCTACCAGCTCGACATCCTGGACACATCGGGCAACCACCCCTTCCCAGCCATGCGCCGCCTCTCCATCCTCACAG GAGACGTGTTCATCcttgtgttcagcctggacaacCGGGACTCCTTTGAGGAGGTGCAACGCCTGAAGCAGCAAATCCTGGAGACCAAGTCGTGcctgaagaacaaaaccaaggaGAACATAGAGGTGCCCCTGGTCATCTGTGGCAATAAGGGTGACCGGGACTTTTACCGGGAGGTGCAGCCCCGGGAGATCGAGCAGCTGGTGGGAGGGGACCCCAAAAAATGCGCCTACTTTGAGATCTCAGCCAAGAAGAACAGCAGCCTGGACCAGATGTTCCAGGCACTCTTTGCCATGGCCAAGCTGCCCAGCGAGATGAGCCCCGACCTGCACCGCAAGGTCTCGGTCCAGTACTGCGACATCCTGCATAAGAAGGCGCTGAAAGgcaaaaagctgctgaaagagGGAGGCCGGGGCAGCACGGAGGAGGCGTACGGCATCGTGGCCCCCTTCGCCCGGCGACCCAGTGTCCACAGCGACCTCATGTACATCCGGGAGAAAGCCATCGGTGGCGGGCACAGCAAGGAGAAGGACCGCTGCGTGATCAGCTAG
- the MED9 gene encoding mediator of RNA polymerase II transcription subunit 9: MASGGSAAAARAAEEPPPAEPPAEQKPPPPPPAQEEFSFLPLVHDIIKCMDKDSQDVHQVLNELKNKFQEMRKLISSMPGIGVSPEQQQQQLQNLREQVRTKNELLQKYKSLCMFEIPKE, from the exons ATGGCCTCGgggggctccgccgccgccgcccgcgccgccgaggagccgccgccggccgAGCCGCCCGCCGAGCAgaagccgccgccgccgccgcccgcgcaGGAGGAGTTCTCCTTCCTGCCGCTCGTCCACGACATCATCAAATG CATGGACAAGGACAGCCAGGATGTTCACCAGGTGCTGAATGAGCTGAAGAACAAGTTCCAGGAGATGAGGAAGCTGATCAGCTCCATGCCTGGCATCGGTGTgagcccagagcagcagcagcagcagctgcagaaccTGCGGGAGCAGGTCCGGACCAAAAATGAACTGCTGCAGAAGTACAAGAGCCTTTGCATGTTTGAAATCCCCAAGGAGTAG
- the NT5M gene encoding 5'(3')-deoxyribonucleotidase, mitochondrial — MILLSSFLHLRPRRCGPFAGLGRGAGPAAGSRRALRVLVDMDGVLADFEGGFLKKFRARYPDKPYIALEDRRGFWVSEQYGRLGPELSEKAASIWESKNFFIELDPLPGAVEAVKQMANLADTDVFICTSPIKNYRYCPYEKYAWVEKHFGPEFLEQIVLTRDKTVVSADLLIDDRPDITGAELNPSWEHVLFTACHNKHLQLKPPSRRLQSWTDDWKAILDSKRLPPSRAT, encoded by the exons ATGATTTTGCTGAGCAGCTTCTTGCACCTGCGGCCTCGGCGCTGCGGCCCctttgcagggctgggcaggggggccGGCCCTGCAGCGGGGTCCCGCAGGGCTCTGCGGGTCCTGGTGGACATGGACGGGGTGCTGGCCGACTTCGAGGGAGGCTTCCTCAAGAAATTCAGGGCCAGGTACCCCGACAAGCCCTACATTGCCCTGGAGGACCGGAGGGGCTTCTGGGTGTCGGAGCAATACGGGCGCCTGGGACCTGAGCTGAGT GAGAAAGCCGCCAGTATCTGGGAGTCCAAGAACTTCTTCATCGAGCTGGACCCGCTCCCTGGGGCTGTGGAAGCTGTGAAGCAAATGGCAAATTTGGCAGA CACCGATGTGTTCATCTGCACAAGCCCGATCAAGAACTACCGCTACTGCCCTTACGAGAAG TACGCCTGGGTGGAGAAGCACTTCGGCCCCGAGTTTCTCGAGCAGATCGTTTTGACGCGAGATAAGACGGTGGTTTCTGCTGACCTGCTTATAGACGACAGACCTGATATAACAG GGGCTGAGCTGAACCCCAGCTGGGAGCACGTGCTCTTTACAGCCTGCCACAACAAGCACCTGCAGCTGAAGCCCCCCAGCCGCAGGCTGCAGTCCTGGACTGACGACTGGAAGGCCATTCTGGACAGCAAACGCCTGCCGCCCAGCCGGGCCACCTAA